TGGAATCCATTGATTTTTACTACTTAAATATACTTCATTCCATGCATGAGGTCCATAGCCACCCTGTCCATTATAACCTAATCCAGTAACTACCTTAACCTTGAGTCCTTGTGATCTAGCCATGATAGCATATAACCTAGAGTAATCAATACAGACACCACGCTTAGTATCAAATGTATTCTGAGGTGTCTGCTCATGCCATATTCCCTTTTGTTCATAATCATCGACTTTATCATAATCATAATCTATTCTACTGCCCACCCAATCATAGAGTAGACGAGCTTTCTCTTCCTCTGAATCACCTTGCTTCACAATTTCAGCAGCTGCTTGCTCAACGTCAGCAGGAATCTTGTGGTCGATGATATCATACTTACGCTGTAGTATTCCTCCAAGCTCTTTCTCAACAGCTTTGGTGAACACTGGAAGATTGTCCTTAATTAGATTACCAGACAACGGTTCAAGAATAGACTTCGCACTATCCTTATATATGGCAGAAGCCTCTACATATTGACTAAAGGTACTTAGTGGATTCAGCGTGACATAAATAAAAAGGACAGTCACAACAACGATACAACGTGCTGCACCAATCAAAGTTCCTATCCCAGCACCTGCAATACGGCTAACGATGTTAGCAGGTTTACCTCTACTTGTAGCAAACAAGGCGAAGCGTCGTCCGAACAGTAAGGCCACTAACATATGCAGCAAGAAGCGAATGATACTATACCCAATAATAAATAACACGGCAAATCTCATAAGCGGAAAATCAGCCATGGAAGTTACCAATGTATAATACATCTGTTCCCAGCCCTTAAGATCTCGGTTAGGTAACCTACTTCCATAGTCTGCTAACCACTGTTGAACCTCTGAAGATAACCACAATGTACAAGGAATAGATAAGGCAAGCGCAATTAAAGTAAGCAACCCATCCCGGAACAACGATAGAAATCTTCCAGCAGAGTTAGAAGCCCCTCTACGCCATCCCTGAAATAACGATACTACGATAATTAACAATAATAATATCGTTACCAAGTTAAACTCTTGAATACTCTCCACCCAAGAGTACAGCATTAAGACAACCCCCTATGAACGATTGTAGGGATGGAGAACATCTCTATTTACCCACTGTATCGCTCTTTTTAGCATCTGTGATAAACGTTTTGATCGTATCCGTTACTTGCCATTCCCCCAAATTAACACCTCTAAACGTGACTTTCACCTTATCTTTTCCAGCTTGACCCTCTAAGAGTAAATTTGGGGTCGTCACTGCGAAAGTTCCGTCACTGCTCGTTGTATATTTGGCATCCTGAGCTTCCTTTATCATTGCATTCATTGCTTCTTTCTTTACGGTATCGACCGTTGCATCCTTCACAGAAGCTACACTATTACTTATCTGATCCAGAGAAACACCACTGTACACGAGAAGTCCCACCACAATAATAATAACAAGTGCCCATTTCACCATCGTTTTCACTACATTAAGAACAACAAACAATACAACGAGGGCAATGATGATGATCAACCAGTTTTGCTTAAGAAAATCCATCCATACCTGTACATCCATTACGATAACCCCCCATCTACTTTGCATAACAAATGATCCTCATGTCTGCGTAGAATCATATTCGCTAATTATACATTATTGACAGTAAACCTGTCAGCCTAACCCTCTTTCGAACAAAAAAAGGGTATAAGTTGTCCTGTTCTAACGTACAAGTAGATAGATTGAATAAACCCCTAGCTTCCTTTATTGAAAGGAGTATCTCCATGAAAACTGCTCTTTGGCTGTACTTGTTTTTGTTCTTAGCCTTTTTTGATCTCCATGCCCAATATCCAATACTTACTCCATTCGCAGTGTCTCTTGGAGCAGCTCCTGTATTTATCGGCTGGATGATGGGCATTTATGCGCTGACTCATATTCCAGGCAATCTTATAGCAGGAACGGTTATAGATCGTCATGGAAGTCGCCGCTACATCATTTTCAGCCTTGTATCCGCAGGTGTCATCTTACTTCTTCAAGCACATGTAGAATTCCCTTGGCAACTCATTGTCTTGCGATCACTCAGCGGTTTTGTGCTTGCCTTTCTTTCCCCAGCTTGTCTGGCTTTGCTTGCATCCTTATCACAAGACTTAGTAAAACAAGGGAAATACATGTCAGGACATGGTGTCATCCATACCCTTGCATCCGTAATCTCGCCTGCTGCTGGAGCCTTTATTGTAGCTAATGTTGGATTCGCAACTACCTTTCAGAGCCTTGGTTGGTTGCTCATCGGAACTGGAATCATGGCCATTTTCTGTGTCCCAGCTCCCAAACATCTGTCAAACTCTTCTCAACATGTATCACAAGCTAATGTCAACAGCACGACTCCGATACCAGCAGTCATTCCTTGGCGTTACTTCGTGTTACCTTTCGTTATTTCCTGTGCTCAAGGTATCCTCTTCTTTGAACTACCTCTTCGAGATACCGGCATATCCGGGATGATGTCGACGGGAATTCTCTTTTCAGTCCTTAGTATTGGCGCTCTCTTTACATTATGCTTACTTTTCCTGAACCGATATTCTCCTTTTAAGCGTGTCGTTGCAGGTGTTTTACTCATGGCCCTTTGTTTCTTTTGTCTGGCTGCTGTTCATCGTATTCCATTGATGGTTACTTTGTTTATCTTAGGTTCTGCCAAAGGGCTTATATTCCCAGCTATGGCATCTCTATTTATTAAATTAAGTGGGGGATTTAGATTAGGTAGGGTCTTCTCTTTACAATCGATTGCCATGTCCCTTGGCTCCTTTATCGGACCTGTAGCTGCTGGACAAATTAGAGGCAACATTTCTCCTTATTTTATCGGTTTTTTACTGTTAATGCTGGGGTTAATGTTACTTCCTGTGTATCGTAAATCAAGCTCTATCCCTTACCCATCCGTCTTACACAGCAATCCCGACTTAATCTAGGGCTATAACCTATTCGTCCTTTTATAGGCTGTTATACAATCATTTAACCCACCTCCACATAGGATACAGTGTGGTAAACAACCACAAAGGTGAAAGTGGGGTGAAACATAATGAGTCAATTTCATCAAGCATGCTGTCCTCCTGTAAAGACTGCACCTATAGCTGTAGCGCCTGTATGTCCATCGGTACTAGGAGCATCTACAGGAATTATTCTGGTACTGTTTATCTTACTGGTTATTATTCTACGTACTTTTTGCTTCTAAACCACTCCTAACATCTTATATACGTGGCCCCGCCTAATTTACAGGCGGGCCGATATTTTTTGCATGCTTAGCGCAAAAAGAGCTACACTAGAGATACTCGGATGTTACATATCTACATTTCCCGGGTAATTTCGAGGAAATCACTCCTTTTAAGCTGAGAGGTAAACGTCATGTGTATCTATATAATTGTCGAAGGTAAGAACGACCGCAGTAAGCTCCGCCCTTTACTCCAGCCTGAGATAAACATTGTGTGTACATTCGGAACTCTGAATTCAGACAAACTTGAAGCCTTACGAGAACAAATCTACGATCATGAAGTATATTTATTTATGGACAATGATAGTTCTGGCAAAAAAATTAGAGGTATACTCAGAGATGCTTTTCCGGATGCTACGCAAATCTACACAAGCCCGGGTTACGCCGGAGTAGAAGGAACTCCTGAAGAGTACTTAATAGCTCGATTAGAAAAGGCCGGACTTCAAGAATTTATTATTTATGAAGCACAGTAACACAAAAGCCTCTTACAAGTCACCGTGTACTGTGACTTATAAGAGGCTTGTTTATTGATTATTATCTGTAATGAACACCTTACTTTGCCAGATCCTTGATATCCTGTGCAAGTACATCTACAGTTACATTCTCTGTATCATTAGCATTATACAATTTACGAACTTGATTATCTCGATCGACTAATGCAATTAGATTAGCATGGGAATAGTTATCTTTGTTATTCCCAACAATAGCAATTTTAAATGATTTCTCGGCTAGATCCCATATTTTCTGCTTATCTCCTCTAAGGAAATACCAACCGTTATAATCCACATTGAACTTATCACCGAACTTTTTCATTTCTTCCACAGTGTCTACCTCAGGATCAAATGAAATAGAGACGAATTCCGCTTCTTTCCCAAATGTCCCATCCTTAATCAGTTTATCCTGTACTTGAGACAACATAAATGTCGTGACAGGGCATACATCAGGGCAATTGGTGAAGAAGAAGTAGAATAGTCTTACTTTGCCCTTCGTATCATCACGCATAACCGTGCTTCCATCAACATTTTCTAAAGAAAAATCCTGAACTTCTGCAATGATCGGTAGCTTTTGTTTACCTATGTCTAACGACTGAACGAGTAAATACCCAGCCATGATGACCATGACAGATAACAGAAGCCAAGTCCATTTGTAACGTTTTAGCATTTTTATCAAAAACTCCCCTCCGTAATTGCCCTGTCAAAGCGATTTAATGTGATGTATTAATAATCAAAACGATAAGACTTACCGTTAAATAATTTATGGAAAAGAAGAACATAGTCTTGGCCCATGCTTCGGTATCTTTCGCTTTAAATCCTGTAAATGAAAGATACAACCATACAAGCGACAATCCTAAAGATATAATCATGTAATAGATACCTGCATATCCATAACTGTACATTAAAATGGGTATCGGTATTAAACAAATAATGTAAGGAACCATTTGGATTTTAGTCCGTGGTATTCCCTTCACAACAGGTAAAAGGGGATATCCCGCTGCCCGATACTCTTCAACTCGCCGAATTCCAAGTGCCCAGAAATGAGGCGGCTGCCATATAAATAATAACGCAAACAACAATATAGCTCCCATATCTACTTTACCTGTGACTGCGACATAACCAATGAGCGGTGGAACCCCCCCTGAGATTCCACCAACAGATGTACTCCAAGTAGATGTACGCTTCAACCAAAGTGTATATACCACAACGTAAGCCAGCATACCAACGATACCGAACACGCCCGCAAGCACACCTGAAAAAGTGAATAAAATCGTTAATCCTAGGACTCCTAATATTATGGCATACCATAATACTACCCCTGGTTTCAACTTACCTGTAGGAAGTGCACGTTCTCTGGTCCGTTCCATCTTCAAATCCAGTTCACGGTCAAAGTAGTTGTTAAAGACACAAGAAGATGCAAGAATAAGGATGGTACCCAGGAGAGTTAGAATCATTTTTCCAAACTGAATATCCCACTGGGACGCAAGCCAATAACCCGCAAAAGCAGACATAAAGCTTGAACGGATGATTCCCGGTTTCGTTATATTAATGAAATCTCTCCAGGTTGCTGATTTACTAGGTGGCTTCTTGCTTGATGAAATCGCTGCGGAATCCGAAGAGACTTGATAACTTATGTGATTATCCACTCCTAAATTTCCTCCTTTTGAATGTATAGTAGAGGAAAAATAGCCTCCGCTATAAAGTTTATCATATTAAAAGTAAAAAGTGTTCGCCAATTGGCCGTATTTAATTTCATCATTTCGACAATTTGATGACATTTGTTCACTTGACATACCAATAAAATGATTCAAAAATGGGTAATTACTATAGTAAGACTAAAATTAAGGAGAGATCGCAATGGACACTGGCACACATTTAGTTATGGGAATATCGCTTGCAGGGCTAGCCCATATCGATCCTGCCGTGGCGGCAAGTCCTTCACTCGCCATAGCTGTTACAATTGCAACCGTATTAGGTTCACAAGCTCCCGATACAGATAGCGTATTACGTTTAAAGAATAACGCTGTGTATATACGCAACCACAGAGGAATTACTCACTCACTCCCTTTTTTACTGTTATGGACCGTGCTTATCACAGGTCTAATTTCATTAATATTTCGTGATGCCTCCGTTCCTCACTTGGCACTCTGGACTGGTATAGCCGTATGTGTTCATGTATTCAGTGATCTATTTAATACCTATGGAACTCAGGCCATGCGCCCATTTACTGAGAAATGGATATCGTGGAATATCATTCATATTTTTGATCCATTTATATTTGGTACTCACCTAACCGCCATATTGCTCTGGGGACTTGGTATGTTACCTCCTGCTCCACTATTCTCTATTCTCTACGGTTTAACTGCCGTTTACTACATTTGGAGAACTCTCGTTCATTTCTCAAAGACAGCAGAAGTGGCCAGACTTGATGCTAAGAATAAACAAGGCGATACCTATTACGTCATTCCAACCATATCCCTCAACCATTGGCATGTTGTCAAAGCGCAAAGTGATGGCAGTTATGATATGGGTACTATTCATTATCATCAACTGGAGTGGAAGGATCATGCAATATCTTCCAAGCATCCAGCGGCTGAACACTCTAAGAATCATTCAAACGTTAAAGCGTTCCTCTACTTCACTTCATTTGCTGTCGCAGATGTAGAAGTTACATCTACTGGATTCATCGTGCGTTGGGCTGATGTTCGTTATCGTCATCGAACCCAATATCCTTTCGTAGCTGTGGTTGTAATGGATAAAGACTTCAACACTAGAGCGTCATATATCGGTTGGCTTAGCCACGAAAAGATGAATGAAAAGTTATACATTGATTATTCCTCTTGACATTAGCAAGCAACATGAGTCTAATATAATAAAAAGCCCAGAGCAAGTGCTCCGGGCTTCTCTATTCATGAGAATGAAATTACTGATTCAGGTTAGAACCCGAAAGAGACTGTTCTGCAAGCTGTACTAGACGTTTAGTCATGTATCCTCCCAAAGAACCTGTCTCACGAGAAGTATAGTTACCATAATAACCATCCTGAGGAATTGTTACACCAAGTTCTTGAGCTGCTTCCATCTTCAATTGTTGAAGTGCTGCTCGTGCCTGAGGTACCACCAAATTGTTTGAACTAGATTGTCCTTGTGCCATATTAAAAATCTCCTTTCACTTCTCAAGTCTGTTAATGAAGTGCAAGCTTGCAAGCTTAGTATGGCTACATTTTGTAAGGTTATTCGGTAGACTTTTTATTTTAATATGGAGGTTTTTGACATGAGTAAGGTTTTGTCAATTTGGTTCTCAGTTTCGTCTATACTTTTGCTGGCAGCTTCCGCCATTGCTATCAGTCATTATGCCTGGCTTGCCTTACTTCTAGCTGTTCTAGCTATCTTTAATATCGGCTGGGGATTTATAATTAAAGCTAAACATCGGAAATCCTCAATTAAGAGCTGAATTAACGCTTCTTAGGTAAAAAGCCCATTCTTTCCTTCACATCATCCACTGTGCGCGTGGCTACTTCTAGAGCGCGTTCAGCTCCCTGAGCTAAAATATCATGAATTTGACCTGATTTGCGTATTTCCCCATAAGACTTCTGTAAAGGTTCTAATACAGCGATGATTGATTCTGCAACATCTTTCTTAAACCCACCATACATAGCGCCCTCATACTTAGCCTGAACATCCTTTATGGGCATGCCAGCACACTGCGAGTAGATACTCATTAGATTACTGATTTCAGGCTTCGTTTCAAGATCATATCTCACTTCAGAGCCTGAGTCTGTTGTAGCACGGCTAATCTTTTTACGAATAACATCAGGTGGATCCAAAAGGGTGATATGACTTCCAGGGTTAGGATTACTTTTACTCATTTTTTTGCTGGCATCATCAAGCGACATGATTCTCGCTCCCACTTCGGGATAATAGGCTTCTGGAATAGTGAAATATTCACCATAACGATGATTGAAGCGACTAGCTAAGTCTCTTGTCAATTCTAAATGTTGCTTCTGATCGTCTCCTACAGGAACTAAATCTGCATTGTATACAAGAATATCTGCGGCCATTAGAGAAGGGTACACGAATAAGCCTGCTCCAATAGAATCTTTACCTGCTGATTTATCTTTGAATTGAGTCATACGTTCCAACTCACCCATCGATGTTAACGTTGTCAACAACCATCCTAGTTCTGCATGTGCAGGAACGTGAGATTGTAAATAAATATTTGATTTATTTGGATCTATTCCTGCCGCAATGAATAACGCAGCCACTGATTCCGATTGCTCACGCAGTGCCTCTGGTTCTTGTGGAACAGTGATAGCGTGCAAGTCCACTACCATGAAATAACATTGATAATCATGTTGCAACTTCACGAAATTCTTCATCGCACCAATGTAGTTACCGAGTGTGAGTTGACCACTTGGCTGTATGCCTGAAAGTACCGTTTTCAATGCAATCCCTCCTCATTTTAGAAAACAAAAAAAGCCCCATCGTCACAAAGGGACGCGAGACGTGGTGCCACCCTAATTTATTACAGTGAATACAAAGAATCTTCACAGATCCACCTCACTGTAACCTTGATATCCTGTAACGGAGAATAAGCCGGCTCGTCTAATAAAGAATTAAGAATAACTCCTGTTCAACACAGCACTCATGGGTCCATTGGGCAAAGAGGTTCCACCGATTCGCATCATCCATCGGCTTTCTGAAGGAGTACCCCTTCTCTGCTTACTTATCCCTGTCATCGTATTTACCTTATCACATTTAACTTCTACAGCAATGATAAAACTTAGGTGCGTCGTTGTCAAACTCCTTTTTTTACGAATAACTTATAATCTGGTATGATAAATTAAGTTAAGGTAAATCCATTAAATTTATAGTGGGAAAAGGAGCATCGATATGAAAAAAGTGACTAAAGGAAAATGGAATGATTTCGATACATATATCCTTCATAGCCATAATCTTGAAATTACACTGTTACCTCAATTGGGTAACAACGTGATTGCTATTTGGGATAAGCTTGAACAGCGGCATGTTATTCGCCCGCCTGATGAGCAAGATCTCGATTTCTATATGCTGAAACCTTATCATTTTGGTATGCCTATGTTAATTCCACCGGGAAGAATTAGAGACGGTCAATTTACTTTTGAAGGTAAAAATTATCAATTTGATCGAAATACGGCCGGTGATCATCATATTCATGGCTTACATAGAACTCAAGCGTGGTGCGTCAGTGACATTCAAGAAGATGAAGAATGCTGCATCGTTACGACGGAATTCAATACAGCCGATGATGCCAAATGGATGGCTCAATACCCAGCTCCACTCAAACTTGAAATGACGTTCAAACTTCAAGGAGCAAAATTCACTCAACATTTAAAAGTAAAACACTTAGGAGAAGGTACCATCCCATTTGGAATTGGATATCACTCATGGTTTCTACTGGACGGTCGTCCTGAACAATGGAAACTTCAAGTGCCTGTAAAAGCTCTATACGACATGGATCATGATCTACTTATAAATGGTGAACTTCTGCCATTGAACGACCTAGAAGAGTTAAATTCAGGCTTAAATCTGAAAGATACTAATTTTGATACTCTTCTAAGAGCAGATACAGAACAACCTACGGAAGCCATCTTGCTTCATGAAGATGGTTACGGAATTAAATATGCTGCTGATCGTCGTTACTTCAAGCATTGGGTACTTTATACTAAGGGAATCGCACATGATTATCTATGCATTGAACCTTATACGTGGCTACCCAATGCTCCCAATCTTACACAAGGACCTGAGCTAACAGGATTAATCACACTAGAACCTCAACAGTCTTTTGAAACAGAACTTTATTTAGAAATCATAAATCGCCCTAGCGTTAATTAAGCAATCTATAACTCCACCTTCGGCTTGCCCATACGGCAAGCCTTTTTCTGTATACCTTAAGTTATTTAAAGCGCTATATTTCATTTGAAATTCAAGCAATAATTACCAACCTTTTTCAGTCTCCTTTGCCGTATGTTTTCAAATGTTTATAACCATAATAACTTCATAAAGGTACAGAGGAGGTGACAAACATGGGTCAAGCAGGTCAACAAAATCAAGGACGTAGTGGTCGTTCTAACAACTTGGTCGTTCCTCAAGCAAATGCTGCTTTACAACAACTTAAAATGGAAGCAGCTCAAGAACTTGGTGTGACAATTTCTCAAGATGGTTACTATGGAAATTACACTTCCCGTGAAATGGGTTCTTTGGGAGGATACATCACTAAACGTTTAGTACAAATAGCTGAACAACAATTATCGGGTCAATCTAACCAATAATTGAGTTTCGCCATAATTACATTAAAAGACGGCCTTTTCCCCAAAGGTCGTCTTTTTCTTTACAAATGAAATCGTATTCAAAATATAAAATATAAATTAATATAATTCCGATGTGGTGTCTTGATATGTATTACGTGGATAGCGAATCATTAAGTTAGCCATGTTGTAGTTGGATTCGAGTATTGCATCAATGATAATGGTACCCTGACGTACCATAAACTCATAAAATATTTCACCGTGAGTCCAGTGATGTTTATATTTAAGACTTTCTAGAGCCATTAGCCGAAATGAGGCTTGATGTGCTGAACTAAGACCACCTTCAAATGGAGATAATTTGCCATTGCGACCTGAAATCGGGTTGTGGCGAATCCCAAATTTCCCTACTGCATTATTTCGTATTTGCACAAATAAAGTTCCTGAAGATAATCCTGATAATTCTACTTCCAATTCCTTAAATATCATGTCAAACTGTCTCGCCAATGAGAGTTGATCTATTTTGATCATATTGTCCCTTCTTCCTCTTATACCACCCGTCTAGGGCTTATGACTCATTATAGTCCTTGTAAATTGAAGCATCAACATAATGCAACATAATTGGGTATTTATTCCTAAAATTTGCGCATTTATGGTTTTTTTACATGTTATATTTAGATAAAAACCCCCTATATTCGACACATTAAGTCATAGTTAATGTTAAACAACCATCTTCCTAAAGGAACGACAGCATTCGTTTTCCGCTGAAATATGAAAGGTAGTTACTTTTCAATCATTTATAAAAAGAGAACCTCAATGAAGATGAGGTTCCCTTTTATCACTTTATATTTATACTAAGTGCTCCGTCATTTGCAGGAACTCTTTAACATCAGCAATACACAGATCCATCGCACTCTGCCAGAACTCAGATCCTGTTAAATCAGTATCTAAATGCTTCAACGCTAATTCCTCTACCGTCATCACACCTGTATCTCTCAATAATGCATCATATTTATCGGCAAAGGAAGCTCCCTCTTGTTGAGCACGCACATAAAGCCCCGTACTGAACATGTAACCGAATGTATAAGGATAGTTATAGAAAGGTACCCCTGTAATATAGAAATGAAGCTTGGATGCCCAGAAGTGAGGGTGATAGGAAGAAAGAGCACCACAATAAGCTTCTTTTTGTGCCTCTTCCATTAATTCGCTAAGTTCTTGAGCACTGACAAGTCCCTCTTTACGTTTGTCATAAAAACGTGTCTCGAACAAAAATCTAGCGTGAATATTCATGAAGAATGCAATACTATTTTGAATTTTTTCTTCTAACAGCCCAATTTTCTCTTGAACATTATTAGCATCTTTAACTAACGCATCTGCTACGATCATTTCTGCAAAAGTTGATGCCGTCTCAGCAACATTCATCGCATAGTTCTGATTCAATACAGGCAGGTCGTTCATCAGGTGTTGATGATAACCATGACCTAGTTCATGTGCCAAAGTTGAAACGTTAGAAGGTGTACCGCTAAATGTCATAAAGATACGTGTTTCTTTACTTAGAGATAGTGAAGTACAGAACCCACCTGGACGCTTACCTGCACGATCCTCTACCTCAATCCACTGCTTATCAAAAGCCATCTCCGAGAAATTAGCTAACTTGGGACTAAACTTCCGAAATTGTTTCACGATATTCTCAGCAGCTTCTTGATAAGTTACTTTGCTAGATACTGCACCTATTGGCGCCTCCACATCAACCCAACTTAACTTATCTACACCGAGAAGCTTAGCCTTACGCTCTAAGTATTCGACAAACATAGGTTTGCTATCGATAATGACCTTCCACATTGCATCTAATGTTTTTTCTGACATCCGATTAATCGCTAGTGGCTCTTTTAGTACTTGATCCCAGCCTCTACGACCATACAGCTTAAGTCGGAATCCGGCTATGTGGTTCAACGTATCTGCACAATAGTCCTCAGCTTCTGTCCATGTATGTTCCCATTTCGTGAACATTTCTTGTCTTGCATTAATATCTGGAACATGGAGCTTATTCGCAGCTTGCCCAGCGGATAGCATCACGGTCTTTCCATCCTCTTCAAAGGGGATTTCTATGCGACTTACAATCGTATCATAGAAGTCGCTCCAGCCATGATATCCGTCCACTGCTAAATCCAGTGCCAAACTTTCCAGCTCCGGACTTAGTTTCTCACGTGCAAGATCACGACTCTCATTCAAAATAAAAGAAATGCCTCGTACTTCTTCCCGCGCCATCCATTGTTCCCATGTATGATCATCCGTGCTGCGCAGTAAGTTATCAAACTCTCCACTGACACTTTGTAGTTGCGCCTGTAAGGAAGTTACTTTACCAGAGAGCTGAATAGCTTTCTTGTCCTGTTGATTTTGAGCTCCAAGACACGAGACGAAAGCAGCTGCTTCAGACAATCGTTCGATACAACTCGATAGAGAAACGATAAACTGATCAAAAACAATCGTCTCCTCAACACGGGTTGGAACTTTAGCAGTAAGCATTATGTTCTTAATTTTCTCTATGTCCTGTTCAAACGTTAGTAAGAAGGAGGCAAATTCTACGGAAGACGATCCCCCTGAAAATAATGATTCTAAATC
The nucleotide sequence above comes from Paenibacillus sp. IHBB 10380. Encoded proteins:
- the cyoE gene encoding heme o synthase translates to MDNHISYQVSSDSAAISSSKKPPSKSATWRDFINITKPGIIRSSFMSAFAGYWLASQWDIQFGKMILTLLGTILILASSCVFNNYFDRELDLKMERTRERALPTGKLKPGVVLWYAIILGVLGLTILFTFSGVLAGVFGIVGMLAYVVVYTLWLKRTSTWSTSVGGISGGVPPLIGYVAVTGKVDMGAILLFALLFIWQPPHFWALGIRRVEEYRAAGYPLLPVVKGIPRTKIQMVPYIICLIPIPILMYSYGYAGIYYMIISLGLSLVWLYLSFTGFKAKDTEAWAKTMFFFSINYLTVSLIVLIINTSH
- the trpS gene encoding tryptophan--tRNA ligase yields the protein MKTVLSGIQPSGQLTLGNYIGAMKNFVKLQHDYQCYFMVVDLHAITVPQEPEALREQSESVAALFIAAGIDPNKSNIYLQSHVPAHAELGWLLTTLTSMGELERMTQFKDKSAGKDSIGAGLFVYPSLMAADILVYNADLVPVGDDQKQHLELTRDLASRFNHRYGEYFTIPEAYYPEVGARIMSLDDASKKMSKSNPNPGSHITLLDPPDVIRKKISRATTDSGSEVRYDLETKPEISNLMSIYSQCAGMPIKDVQAKYEGAMYGGFKKDVAESIIAVLEPLQKSYGEIRKSGQIHDILAQGAERALEVATRTVDDVKERMGFLPKKR
- a CDS encoding alpha/beta-type small acid-soluble spore protein, with product MGQAGQQNQGRSGRSNNLVVPQANAALQQLKMEAAQELGVTISQDGYYGNYTSREMGSLGGYITKRLVQIAEQQLSGQSNQ
- a CDS encoding MFS transporter, with protein sequence MKTALWLYLFLFLAFFDLHAQYPILTPFAVSLGAAPVFIGWMMGIYALTHIPGNLIAGTVIDRHGSRRYIIFSLVSAGVILLLQAHVEFPWQLIVLRSLSGFVLAFLSPACLALLASLSQDLVKQGKYMSGHGVIHTLASVISPAAGAFIVANVGFATTFQSLGWLLIGTGIMAIFCVPAPKHLSNSSQHVSQANVNSTTPIPAVIPWRYFVLPFVISCAQGILFFELPLRDTGISGMMSTGILFSVLSIGALFTLCLLFLNRYSPFKRVVAGVLLMALCFFCLAAVHRIPLMVTLFILGSAKGLIFPAMASLFIKLSGGFRLGRVFSLQSIAMSLGSFIGPVAAGQIRGNISPYFIGFLLLMLGLMLLPVYRKSSSIPYPSVLHSNPDLI
- a CDS encoding transglutaminase domain-containing protein produces the protein MLYSWVESIQEFNLVTILLLLIIVVSLFQGWRRGASNSAGRFLSLFRDGLLTLIALALSIPCTLWLSSEVQQWLADYGSRLPNRDLKGWEQMYYTLVTSMADFPLMRFAVLFIIGYSIIRFLLHMLVALLFGRRFALFATSRGKPANIVSRIAGAGIGTLIGAARCIVVVTVLFIYVTLNPLSTFSQYVEASAIYKDSAKSILEPLSGNLIKDNLPVFTKAVEKELGGILQRKYDIIDHKIPADVEQAAAEIVKQGDSEEEKARLLYDWVGSRIDYDYDKVDDYEQKGIWHEQTPQNTFDTKRGVCIDYSRLYAIMARSQGLKVKVVTGLGYNGQGGYGPHAWNEVYLSSKNQWIPLDSTWAQSGQWFNPPKFAETHIKEQVL
- a CDS encoding SCO family protein, translated to MLKRYKWTWLLLSVMVIMAGYLLVQSLDIGKQKLPIIAEVQDFSLENVDGSTVMRDDTKGKVRLFYFFFTNCPDVCPVTTFMLSQVQDKLIKDGTFGKEAEFVSISFDPEVDTVEEMKKFGDKFNVDYNGWYFLRGDKQKIWDLAEKSFKIAIVGNNKDNYSHANLIALVDRDNQVRKLYNANDTENVTVDVLAQDIKDLAK
- a CDS encoding toprim domain-containing protein → MCIYIIVEGKNDRSKLRPLLQPEINIVCTFGTLNSDKLEALREQIYDHEVYLFMDNDSSGKKIRGILRDAFPDATQIYTSPGYAGVEGTPEEYLIARLEKAGLQEFIIYEAQ
- a CDS encoding metal-dependent hydrolase; translated protein: MDTGTHLVMGISLAGLAHIDPAVAASPSLAIAVTIATVLGSQAPDTDSVLRLKNNAVYIRNHRGITHSLPFLLLWTVLITGLISLIFRDASVPHLALWTGIAVCVHVFSDLFNTYGTQAMRPFTEKWISWNIIHIFDPFIFGTHLTAILLWGLGMLPPAPLFSILYGLTAVYYIWRTLVHFSKTAEVARLDAKNKQGDTYYVIPTISLNHWHVVKAQSDGSYDMGTIHYHQLEWKDHAISSKHPAAEHSKNHSNVKAFLYFTSFAVADVEVTSTGFIVRWADVRYRHRTQYPFVAVVVMDKDFNTRASYIGWLSHEKMNEKLYIDYSS
- a CDS encoding aldose 1-epimerase, which codes for MKKVTKGKWNDFDTYILHSHNLEITLLPQLGNNVIAIWDKLEQRHVIRPPDEQDLDFYMLKPYHFGMPMLIPPGRIRDGQFTFEGKNYQFDRNTAGDHHIHGLHRTQAWCVSDIQEDEECCIVTTEFNTADDAKWMAQYPAPLKLEMTFKLQGAKFTQHLKVKHLGEGTIPFGIGYHSWFLLDGRPEQWKLQVPVKALYDMDHDLLINGELLPLNDLEELNSGLNLKDTNFDTLLRADTEQPTEAILLHEDGYGIKYAADRRYFKHWVLYTKGIAHDYLCIEPYTWLPNAPNLTQGPELTGLITLEPQQSFETELYLEIINRPSVN
- a CDS encoding alpha/beta-type small acid-soluble spore protein, producing MAQGQSSSNNLVVPQARAALQQLKMEAAQELGVTIPQDGYYGNYTSRETGSLGGYMTKRLVQLAEQSLSGSNLNQ